Below is a genomic region from Triticum dicoccoides isolate Atlit2015 ecotype Zavitan chromosome 5A, WEW_v2.0, whole genome shotgun sequence.
GTGCAAGTAGGACACGGATGTCGACTAGAAAATCAGGGAAAAGCATTCACCACGGCCCCGCAAGATGCGCGCTGTCGCGTAACTATTGCCTAAGGATGACGTCAGCTCCGAACCTCTGACATGGACGAGATTATTTTTTTTTGCTGGTGCGCCAGAACTGGTACTGCTACGGCAAGGCGGTGGCGGAGCAGGCGGCGTGGGAGAAGGCCGCGGCGCGCGGGGTCGACCTCGTCGTGGTGAACCCAGTGCTGGTGGTGGGGCCGCTGCTGCAGCCGACGGTGAACGCCAGCGCCGCGCACATCCTCAAGTACCTCGACGGCTCCGCCAAGAAGTACGCCAACGCGGTGCAGGCGTACGTGGACGTGCGCGACGTCGCCGCCGCGCACGTCCGGGTCTTCGAGGCGCCCGGGGCCTCCGGCCGCCACCTCTGCGCCGAGCGCGTCCTGCACCGCGAGGACGTCGTCCACATCCTCGGCAAGCTCTTCCCCGAGTACCCCGTCCCAACAAGGTGAGTGCCCGCATGCAACATCCTCCCTACGTTCTCGCAACATTTCTTGCTCTGTTTTACCTAGCTGTCTCATGTTCTGATCTTGCAAAATCTCACTTCAGAGGATTTACTTGCTCTACTTGAGGATTTAAGGTTTAATTTGGTTAGTAGGGGTGCTAGTAACTTGATGAGTGCTTCTGATTTGGAAATCTTATTTAGTGCTTGGTTAAGGTGGATGTGGGTCCCACCCTAGGTTGGTAAGTAGGGACGAGAGTGCAGAGCGGCTTACTGATCACTAAAGCTCTAGGAGTAGGTGCGGCGGGTGAACGAGAACTCACTGGTGACGCCACGAAAAGAGACCTAGGCTTTCTTGCACTTAGTACCGCGAAACGACTTGGAATATAAAGCTTTTAAACTGTCATGTGTAAGAGTGAAGCATACTGGCTGGAACACTTGTCCTGACGTGTAAATGGGCATTCCCTCGCTGGCAGGCAAGATAATATGCACACTGACACAAACCCTTCAGTTTGATCAGTACGTAAGCTAGTAGTAAAAAAGATCTGACCTAATCTGTAATAGTGTTTATGTTAGCAATGAAAAACTGAAATAAGAAGTACCTGTGAAGCACTTCCATCAAGAAGTAGACCTCTCCAGACAGTTTCAAACCCACTTTGAATGTCTGTCCTTGGTGGAGTGTGAGCCTGAAAAGTGGTAGTAGTTGAAATTAGTAGAAAATGTGGCATCAAGATATCttagacaaaaaatatatatttgtcTACTCAATGATTGGCAATAGCTTACTCAGTTCCTCTGTCCTTTTGGAGCGATCAAATTAATTACACTTCATGGCCTATGAATTGACAAGTGGAGCAATTAGGGGAAAGCTTCATGGTCAGGAAGTAGTGAAGTGCCAAGTGATCATATTAAAAATTGTGCACTTTGGCTAAATAACATATCCCGGTTATAAAAAAGGAAGACAAATGATGTCGCTTGAGCTTTCTGCTCCTGAGTTTAAAATAGGAACCAAATCACGTAGCTTGAGCTTTCTGCTCCTGATGACCTGATGCCTTGTTTAAAACGAGCAATTGTGCTGTGTGATCATCATACACAGTAAGCTCAGCAGCATGCTAGTGcagtcatatgggccattattggcTTAGGTAAGCAAATCAGAACTAACTGTTGTGCTGTGTGATCATCCAAAAACACTTTTCCTACCTTACCTTTGATCTAGTGAGCAGTGACCTTTCTTTTTGCTGATGTGGTGAGTAGTGACTGTTCTTAATTGGAACGGATGGTGGAGAATGACAAATTCGTCTGTAGTGCCACCGAAGGGAGCAATACTTTTGATTTTGCTCCGGCGCAATGATAAGTGGTAAAATGAATGGAACCTGCTGCAGTttcataatactccctccgtaaagaaatataagagcatttagatcactaaagtgtaCTGCATCTTTGGTGTATGCGGCATCTTTGGTGACATGTGTCAAGGTTGTGCTCAGGTGCTCTGACGAGGTGAACCCACGGAAGCAGCCTTACAAGATGTCCAACCAGAAGCTGCAGGACCTTGGCCTCCAGTTCACCCCTGTCAACGACTCCCTGTACGAGACGGTGAAGAGCCTCCAGGAGAAGGGGCACCTCCCGGCGCCGAGGAAAGATATCATCCTCCCAGCAGAGCTGGACGGTGCAACGGCGTGATGGTGCTGAAGAAACAGCGCGGTTCACGTTTTTCTGTAACGCGGTGGGACATCATATGTGGTCTGCTTGTGTATACATCCTATCTAATATCGTGTTATTTATGTGGACTAAGCAAACATGGTAATGTATCGGCTTCGATGATCAACACTTAAAAGTGAGCTTTCGCAAACTATTCCTTGGGTTTGCTGCCAGCCTTCCCTTCTTTATTGATGCAATGCAGTTGCTTGTTTGTGCCTGAACATTCTCTCACAAGTAGATATGGCCTCACATGGCAACAGTGTATCTTTTCAGTATATCGAATGTCACTACTCACTAATACATGGAATTTAGATAACAAGGAAGCTTGCAGGACCTTCTCCACATATAGATACATGGTAAAAAGAGTGTTAAGTGTTCAAGAAATAGCCTTTTGCCAGAACAATAGTGGTAGGTAGGGTATGATGAGAAAGGGGATACCAGAGAACATGAGCGAAATCAATATTAACTTATACGAGTAACAAAACAAAAGTAACAAAATTATCTATCTAGAAGATACGCAGAAAGCTATCTTAGGTAAGGACAGAAGAGTGGTTATAGAAAAGGTGTCTTGGTGTAACTTTCAAGTTTCaggcactaccggactcgcggtctatgcctacggccaggGGCCGACGGCATAGgtcctttgccgtcggcatagatttatgCCTACGGATGCCGTCGGCCTAGACCCATCGGCGTAGATATCGTCAGCGTAGTCTTGTTagaccgtcggcgtagtatagccgtcggcataggggcctatgccgacggccagggtcagccgtcggcatagtttagccgtcggcagtgtttttccgtctgacggcaacggacggcgccgtcaaaagcgctGACGAGTCATGGGAAGCCACGTGTAGAGGTACgccgacggcttggccgtcggcataggtagaaATCTATGCCGGCGGCCTAGCGTCGGCGTACCTCTGCCACGTGGCGTTCCGTGGTGCTCCTGGTGGCagtgctatgcctacggcaaagccgtaggcatagatggaatctatgccgacggctttgccgtaggcatagcacagccacgtggcaagccctggtaactcctgggcttatatatgccgacggctttgccgtaggcatagttttttcccctgttttttctttttcaattcatttgacagcatttcaaagcaGAATAATATGAAATTATGCataaatatgacagttcatcatctgaacatactcaagttcatcatcatcatctaaacatagtcaagttcatcatcatcatctaaagatcatcaccggcggaagttcatgaacataaaagtagtgcaagacatggaacatcataaaagtagcaacatgaaaggcatggcacgacggccacatgcacggaatcatcatcgacatcaagcaagaccacctccgccaaaaccaccaccaccaagaccacctccgccaaaaccaccaccaccaagaccacctccgccaaaaccgccaccaccaagaccacctccgccaaaaccgcccccgcgaccaccatcactctgccagatcgggGTGACTGGGGCCGACGGAGCagtagtcgagccaccggtcccctacatttt
It encodes:
- the LOC119301706 gene encoding cinnamoyl-CoA reductase 1-like, producing the protein MTVVAAAAAAQELPGHGQTVCVTGAAGYIASWLVKLLLERGYTVKGTVRNPDDPKNAHLRALDGAAERLVLCKADLLDYDAICAAVEGCHGVFHTASPVTDDPEQMVEPAVRGTEYVINAAADAGTVRRVVFTSSIGAVTMDPNRGPDVVVDESCWSDLEFCKKTKNWYCYGKAVAEQAAWEKAAARGVDLVVVNPVLVVGPLLQPTVNASAAHILKYLDGSAKKYANAVQAYVDVRDVAAAHVRVFEAPGASGRHLCAERVLHREDVVHILGKLFPEYPVPTRCSDEVNPRKQPYKMSNQKLQDLGLQFTPVNDSLYETVKSLQEKGHLPAPRKDIILPAELDGATA